One Aminivibrio pyruvatiphilus genomic window, GCTCAGGGCCCGTCTCATGAAGTATTCGTCAATTTTTCTCCGGCTCAGTCCCACCAATGTTCTCCTTCAATACGGACAAAATCCGCTCCGCCATGGCCGGCCCGATCCCCGGCACCGTCGCGAGCTCCTCAGCAGACATGGCCGCCATGTTTCGGACGCTGCCGAACCTGCCCAGAAGCTGGGCCGCCCTGTGCCTGCCGATTCCCGGAACCTCCTCCAGGACGGAGCGGCGAAGCCGGGCGGAGCGGGAAGCCCTGTGGCTTTCTATGGCAAACCGGTGCGACTCGTCCCGCACCCTCTGGAGCAGTCTCAGGGCGGAGTCTCCGAAATCGAGCCGCAGGGGCTCCTCACCCGGAGTATGGTATATCAGTTCCTCCTGTTTTGCCAGCGAAACCGCGGGCAGATCCTTCAGGCCGAGTTCGTCCAGGGCCTTCCGGGCAAATTCCAGCTGAACCGGTCCGCCGTCGATGAGGACAAGCTGGGGCAGGGGTTCGCTGCCCTTCAGCGACTGGCCGTAGCGGCGGGTCACCGTCTCCTCCAGGGAGCGGAAATCGTCCACCCCTTCCACGGTCTTTATGCGGAACCTCCTGTAGAGGGACGTGTTCGGCGACCCCTGCTCGAACACCACCACCACGCCGTAGGTTTCCCTTCCCGACATGTGGGAGATGTCGAAGCCGTCGATTCTCCAGGGGATCACGGGAAGGCGGAGGGCCTGCTGCAGCCTGTTGAGGCACTGCCACATGTCTCCGTCGAAGTCCTCCCTCAGGGGAGAGGTGATCCGCTGCCGGGTGATTCTCCATATGGCCCGGATCGTGTCCCGCAGCCTGGCGGCCTCCTCGAAGGCCAGGGATTTCGCCGCCCTGTCCATACGCTTCCTCAGCCGCTCCACCACCTCGGAGGACTGCCCCTGCAGGAGGAGGATCACGTCGTCCACCCGTTCCCTGTAGTCCGCCGGGGTCACGAGCCCCGCGCAGGGGCCGAGGCATCTCCCAAGGGAGTAATGGAGGCATGGCCTGCCGTTTTTCTCCGGCGTGGAGGCGTCGATGTCCCTGGCGCAGATCCGGAGGGGGAAATACCTCTCGATAAGCCGGAGCAGCGACCGGACGTCCCCCGCGCTCACGTAGGGGCCGAAATAGAGGGCATCGTCCTTTCCCCTCTGCCGGGTCACCACTATCCTCGGGAAGAGTTCCCGGGTGATCTTGATGTAGGGGTACCGGTCCGACATCTTGAGGTCCACGTTGAAGAAGGGGCTGTACTTCCGTATCAGCTTGGCCTCGAGAATCAGGGCCTCAACTTCCGACTCGGTCCGGATGACCGATATGTCCTCTATGGACTGGACCAGCTTCCGGAGACGGGGCGAGGCGAAGGAGTCGTGGCGGAAATAGGAGGAGACCCTTTTCTTGAGGGACTTCGCCTTTCCCACGTAGATAACCTCCCCGGCGGCGTCCCGCATCAGGTACACTCCGGGACGGTCGGGAAGCTTCTTCAGCAGTTTTGCAATCCGTTCGGTCGCCACGATTTCCTCCATCCGACGGGCTTCATGATCCCATAGGAAGTATTTTACGTTATAATTCAAAATTAGAAAGCATTTGGAGGTGCTAAAAATATGAGCCTGGTATTGTACAACGACCTGACACGAACAAAAGAGCCCTTTGTCCCCGTGAGGAAAGGGCACGTCGGATTCTACAGCTGCGGCCCCACCGTCTACGACTACTTCCACATCGGGAACGCCCGGCCTTTCATCGTATTCGACGTGCTCCGGAGATATCTTGAATACAGCGGCTATACCGTCACCTTCGTCCAGAACTTCACCGACATCGAGGACAAGATGATCGCCAGGGCCAACCGGGAGGGCATCACCGTCCGGGACCTGGCCGACCGGTTTATCGACGAGTATTACAAGGACGCCGACGCCCTCGGGGTCCGGCGGGCGACCCACAATCCCCTCGCCACGGAGCACATGGACGAAATCATCGGGCTGGTGAGCACCCTCATCGAAAAGGGGCACGCCTACGAGGCGGACGGCGACGTCTTCTTCGACGTGAGCAGCTTCCCGAAATACGGCGCCCTTTCCAAGCAGAGCCTCGAGGAGCTTCAGTCCGGCGCCCGCATCGAGGTCAACGAGCGGAAGAAGCACCCCCTCGACTTCGCCCTCTGGAAGGCGAAAAAGGAAGGGGAACCCTCCTGGCCCAGCCCCTGGGGCGAGGGACGCCCGGGCTGGCACATCGAGTGCAGCGCCATGTCCATGAAGTATCTCGGCGATACCCTGGACATCCACTCGGGCGGGACGGACCTCACCTTCCCCCACCACGAGAACGAAATCGCCCAGGCCGAGGCCGCCACGGGGAAGCCCTTCGTCAAGTACTGGATCCACAACGGATACCTGCTCATCGACAAGGAGAAGATGTCCAAGTCCCTCGGCAACTTTCTCACCGCCAGGGCGGCCCTGGAAAAATTCCCGGCCCGGGCCATCCGGTTCTTCATGCTGAGCGCCCACTACCGCTCCCCCATCAACTTCTCCGAGGAAAGCCTCCTCCAGGCGAAAAGCGCCATGGACCGGCTGGACAACTGCTGGTCCGACCTTGGTCACGCCATCGCCAACAGGAAGAAGGGGGAACGGAAAGAAGGAAACGAAACGGCAGCCCTCTTTCCCGCCCTCGAGGAAAAATTCCGGGCCGTTCTGGACGACGACTTCAACACCGCCGCCGCCACGGGCGTCCTTTTCGACGGCGTCAAGGCCGTCAACACCTACCTGAAGGACACCGAGATCCTGGATCCTGCCGTGCTCGAGGCCGCGGAAACCTTCTTCAGGAAGCTGGATTCCGTCCTGGGCATCCTTCCCGCGGAAGCAGCGGGAGACGAAGGAGAATCCGCGGGAATTGAAAACCTCATTGCGGAGAGGAACGAGGCCAGGAAAAAAAAGGACTTCAGGCGGTCCGACGAAATACGGGACGAGCTTGCCGCCAGGGGTATTGTCCTTGAGGACACCCCCGACGGAACGAAGTGGAAGAAAAAGGGGTAGACGTTACAGGGCGGGACCGGTCCCGCCCTTTTTCATTCTCCGTTCGAGGAGAAGCACCAGGGGAATGCCCAGGAAGCAGCATGCAATGACCTGTCCCAGCCCCACGTAGAGGGCGCAGAGGAGAAACGGAATATCCAGGAGAAAGGAGAGGTACCCTCCCACCACCGCCATGTTCACCAGCACGGGAGGAACGGAGGCAAGCCAGACATTGGGCATCCTCGCCGTGAGAACCGCAGCGATCAGCGTCGCTCCGCTCCCGAGCACCACATCCAGGATGCCGAAGCCCCCCGCGAAATTGGCGATCAGGCAGCCGATGAAAAGCCCGGGAACCGCCTGGGGAAACAGGAAGGGAAGCACAGTGAGGGCCTCCGAGATCCGGACCTGGATATGACCATAGGAAATGGGGGCGAAGAGGATGGTGACCACGGCATAGGCGGCCGCCACCAGCCCCGAAACGGCCAAAGATTTGGGGGCCAGCAGGCTCTTCATATTCAGACGTGATTTCTGCATTCTGTGTTCATCCTCCGGAACCGTTCCCCTTCCGCCCTTTCAGCAGCGGAACGAAACGGCAGTAATCGTGCCATGTATCCTCGTATTCTCCCCCGGCAGCCTTTCTTCGCAGAAGAAGCCTCTGTCCCCCGGACATCACCGAGAGGGGAACCACCAGCCGTCCTCCTGGAGCCAGCACATCGGACCACCACTCCTCCAGCTCCGGGGCCGCAGCGGTGACTATCACGCCATCAAAGGGCCCGTCGGGGCGGCTTTCCGGACTGCCGTCAGACCAGACCACCCGCACGTCGAATCCGAGCCCGTCAAGGCGCTCACGGGCCCTGTACGCCAGGAAAGCGATCCGCTCCAGGCTTGTCACCTTCGCGCCCAGAGCGCAGAGGACCGCCGCCTGGTACCCCGATCCGGTGCCGATTTCGAGGACCGTCTCCCCCCGGGCGGGACCCAGCAGTTCCGTCATCCGGGCCACCATGTAAGGCTGGGAAATGGTCTGATCCTCCCCTATGGGGAGGGGACTGTCGATCCAGGCGCTGTCCCGGAGCGCCTCATCCACGAAGAAGTGCCTCGGCACTGTCCGCATGGCCTCGAGAACCGCTTCGGACCGCACTCCCCTCGCCATGATCTGCTCCCGGACCATCCGTTCCGCCAAACTCCGCCACTGGGTCATGGAAATTCCTCCAGTCCCGCAGAAGTTTACCGGAGTATTGTACCATGACGCCCGGCCCCGTCCGGGCGCGCAAAAAAACCGCCCCCAGGCAGGGGCGGACAGTCATTCGGAAAAAACCATGGACAGTACGCGGTATCACTGGCCGTACATTCCCAGGAGATCCCTTTCTTTTCGGGCGAGCCGCTCTTCTTCGCCGCGCACGACAGCGGCATACCGCTCAAGGGTCGCGGCAGCCTCGCGGGACTGCTCCTTCACGGGCTGCCCTGCCGGTTCCGCCACGGCCGGACCGCCAGTGCCCCCCGGTGACGGCATCAGCATTTCCAGATCTTCCTCGTGAATATCCGCAAACCGGGCCAGGGACCGCAGGGCTTTACGAAACACGGCGGCCTTCTTTTTTTCTCCTGCCAGTACTGCCTGAAACAGAAGGATGAAAAGGGCTGCTTCAATATCCTTCCGGGGATGGGGAAGAGAGGCGCTGTTTTCCACCGGAGCCCCATGGACGCGGAGAGTCTCCCGGAAATCTGAAAAAACCCTGAAAGCCCATTTCAGCGTAATGGACCGCTGTTCATCCTTCATGAAAAGGATGGCCCTGCATCCGATTCTCTTCATCAGCCCCAGGGGGTCCCTGGCGGCTTCCAGCCTGAGGGCCTCCGGGCTCTCAGCCCTTTTCACGGATGAAGCTGCACGGGCAGCCATTCTTTCATTCCTCCTCCTGCCTGCACACCATGGACAACTACGCCTGAACCGAAAGCGCGATGCCCTGAAGGACTTTGGGCAAAGACGAGGGTTTCGTTCAGGCACTCTCCGCCGTCTCCGCGGATCCCGTATTTACAAGCCTTTACAGGAATTCAGTGTAGCAGTCTGTGAATAAAAAAGCAAGTTGGCGGCCTGCACCTGCGGCGGGGCAGTTGTGCCGGACCGCTTGACAATCTTCCGCCAGTTCTTACACTTGATGCACATTCTCAGGCTTACAAAACGACAATCAGGGAGGGGTTAGAATGAAGAAGACACTGGCATGGGTGCTCTGTGCAGTACTGCTGCTCGGACTGGCACTTACCGGCACGGCACCGAACACCGCGAGCGCCGCAGGCGTGGTGAAGATCGCCCTCATCATCGAAAGCACCGTCGATGACAAGGGCTGGTGCCAGGCCATGCACGACGGCATTCTCCAGGCGCAGAAAGAGCTTCCCGGACGGATCGAGTACAGCTACAGCGAAAAAATGAAGCCCGTGGACGCAGGATCCGCCGTGCTCCAGTACGTATCCCAGGGATACCACATCATCATCGGCCACGGCGCCCAGTACAAGAACCTGATGCTCGAAATGGCCGAGGAGTATCCTGATGTCACCTTCGCCTTCGGCACCAGCGCCGAGATCGGACCCGAAAACGTCTTCACCTACATGCCCCAGAGCGAGGAAACCGGATATCTCTCCGGCCTCATCGCAGGCATGACCACGAAAAAGAACACTGTCGGCCTTGTCGGTCCCGTGGACGGCGGCGACGCGGCCCGCTACAACCGGGGCTTCGTGCTGGGCGTACAGGCGGTCAACCCGAAGGCGAAGATCATGGTCGCCCACACCGGTTCCTTCGCTGATTTCGTCAAGGCCGGAGAAGTGGCCGAAACGCAGATCAAGGCCGGGGCAGACGTGCTCACCGGCTCTTCCCAGCAGGCCCTCGGCGCCCTGCGGGCCGTGGCGGACCACAGGGACGCCCCGGTCTGGTGGGTCGGCCAGGACATCGCCCAGATCCACATCACCGAGGGATACAAGTGCATTGCCGCCTCTTCCTACAACTACGGGGCGGTCATCGTCAGCCTCGTGGCAAAGCTGGACGCCGGGATCAGGGGCGGCGAGTGCATCCCCCTGAACTTCTCCAACGGCGGCTTCGTCTTCGCCTTCAACGAGGCGCTGAAAGACATGGTCACCGGGGCCGTTGAACAGAAGGTCAATGAAGCCCTTGAAAAATTCCGGGCGACCCCCGACACCCTCGACTGGAGCGCAGTGGACTACTCGAAGCTCTGATATAAATGAAAGTCCTGCGGAGAACGTTTCCTCCGCAGGACTTTTTTACTATCCCCGAATACCGGGAGGTCTCCCATGGAACCGAACACCGGCAAAATCACCAGCCTCCGGGTGGAGCACATCACCAAGCGCTTCCCCGGGGTCCTCGCCTGCAGCGACATTTCCCTCTCCGTCGGGGAGGGCGAAGTGCTGGCCCTGGTGGGAGAGAACGGCGCGGGAAAGACCACGCTGATGAACATCCTGATGGGCCTGTACCGTCCCGACGAGGGGCGCATCCTGATCAACGGCGGGGAGGCCGTCTTCCGCTCCCCCGGCGATGCCTTCGCCGCGGGACTGGGCATGGTGCACCAGCAGTACATGCTGGTGGCGAACATGACGGTGCTGGAAAACATCGCCCTCGGCTACACCAGGGCATGGTCTCCCCTGGCTCTCGACCTTGACATGGTCCGGGCCCGCATTGACGAAGTCTCCCGGAAATACGGCCTTGCCGTGGATCCCGACGCCTACGTCTGGCAGCTTTCCGTGGGGGAACAGCAGCGGGTCGAGCTGGTGAAAACCCTCTGCCTCGGCGCCCGCTTTCTCATCCTGGACGAGCCGACCAGTGCCCTGACGCCCCAGGAAACGGACGAACTGATCCTCCTTCTCAGGAGAATGACACGGGAACTTTCCATCATTTTCATCAGCCACAAACTCCAGGAGGTGAAGAATCTCTCCGACAAGGTGGTCATTCTCCGCCGGGGAGAGGTGGTCTTCGAGGGCAGCACCGCCGACCACTCCCCGGACGATATCGCCGCGCTCATGACAGGGCGGGAGATCCACCTTCCCAGGAACGAGGCGCCGGAGTGCGAAGGAAAGGCGGCCCTCGACATCCGGGGGCTGAAGGTCCGGAGCGACCGGGGCTTCCTTGCGGTGGACGGCCTTGATCTCTCGGTCTGCGCCGGGGAAATAGTCGGCCTTGCCGGAGTCTCGGGCAACGGGCAGCGGGAACTTGCCGAAGCCATCAACGGCCTGAGGAAGGCCGAGGGCGGGGAAATCCTCTTCTTCGGCCGGGACATCGCCAATCATTCTCCCCGGGAGATCATCGACTCCGGAATGGGCTACATCCCCGAGGAGCGGAACACGGAGGGGATCGTCCCCTCCTTCTCCATGAAGGAAAATTTCATCCTGAAGGACGCGGGCGCTCCCCGGTTCTCGTCACGATCCTTCCTGAAGCTGAAAGAGATCGACCGCCATGCGGACCGGCTGCGCACGGAGTTCGACATCCGAAGCCCCGACACGGGGGTGGCGGCAGGGTCCCTTTCCGGAGGCAACATCCAGAAGGTCATCCTCGCCCGGGAGATTTCCCGCAGGCCGCGGTTTCTCGTGGCGGTTTATCCCACCCGGGGGCTGGACATGGGGGCTGCGGAGTTCATTCACAGGCGCCTCCTGGAGAAGCGCATGGAAGGCATAGGCATCCTGCTGATCAGCGAAGAACTGGAAGAAATTCTCGACCTCTCCGACCGCATCGCCGTCATCTTCAAGGGCCGGATTCTCGGCACCCTCGACCGGCGGTCGGCGGACAGCAGAAAGATCGGAATCCTGATGGCGGGTGTGCACCATGACGAAGCAGTTTAAGATTCTCTACAGGATGGTCATCATCCTTCTGGCCGGGGCGGCCGCCATGCTCCTGGGCGCGTTCATCCTGTGGGCCATCGGCGCGGACGTGACGAAAACCTACTCGGTCATCATCCTCGAACCCCTCAAAAACAGGATACAGATCGGCGAAGTGATCATCCGGGCCATACCGCTCACCGTCATCGCCCTGGGGATCTCGGTCGCCTACCGGAGCGGCATTATCAACATCGGCGCGGAGGGGCAGATGGCCATGGGCATCCTCGCCGCCACGGCAGTTGCCCTCGCTCTCCCCGGCCTGCCGAAGGCCGTGCTGCTCCCCCTGGCCCTCACCGCGGGAGCCCTCGGCGGGGCGGCATGGGGCTTCATACCCGGACTCCTCAAGGCGAAGCTTCACGTCAGCGAGCTGCTCTCCACGGTGATGCTGAACTACATCGCCGCCCAGTTCTATACCTTCTGCCTGAGGGGCCCCATGCTCGATCCGGCGGAGATCACCATGGGAAGCGGAACGCCCCAGTCCATGCGCCTGACGAGGGCCGTCTGGCTCGACCGGCTGGTTCCGGGCACGCGAATCCACACGGGCGTCTATATCGCCCTCTTCCTCGCCTTCGTCGTCTGGCTGCTCCTCTGGAGAACCTCGTGGGGGTACAGGATGCGGGCAGCAGGAGCAGGCGAACGGGCCGCGAGGTACGGCGGCATCGGCGTGGCGGGCTGCCTCGTTGCAGCCATGATGATCAGCGGGGCTTTCGCAGGGCTGGCCGGGGCCGTGGAGGTGGCGGGGGTACACCGGCGGGCCATCGAGGGCATCACCGGCGGCTACGGCTTCAGCGGAATCGTTGTCGCCCTCTTTGGAGGACTGCACCCCGCGGGCATCGTCCCGGCTTCCTTCTTCTTCGGCCTGCTCATCGTGGGGGCCGACATGACACAGCGCATGGCGGGAGTTCCCGCGAACATGGTGCTTGTGCTGCAGGGGGTGATCATCCTCGTCATCGTGGCCACGCGGATGGTCCTCGCGAACCCTTACCTGGCGGACCGTGTCTGGCGCAGATACAGGGCCCTGTTCCGCCACAACATGGAGGAGTGATCCCATGGACTTCGCCGTCAACATTCTCGCCCTCGGCATTCCCTTCAGCGTTGCCCTTCTGCTCGCCTCTCTGGGCGAAATGTTCAACCAGAGGGCGGGGGTTTTCAACCTCGGCTGCGAGGGGATCATGGCCATGGGCGCCTTCCTCGGCATGCTCGTCCCCTACGCCGCCGGACAGGGAGCCCCCGTTTCAGGAGCCTTCAACCTTCTCGGCCTCCTGCTCGCCATGGGAGCCGGCGCCCTGCTCGGCCTCTTCTTCGGGCTGGCGGTGATCACCTTCCGGGCCCCCCAGGGAATCGCAGGCATCGGCCTGCAGATGTTCGGCGTCGGCACCGCCGGAACCCTCTTCCGCCACTTCGTGGGCGGAACACAGAGCATCCCCGGCATCGACAGGCTCCCGATCCCCGTCCTCTCGGAGATCCCCTTGCTCGGGCCCGTCTTCTTCTCCCACAACCCGCTGGTCTACCTGACCTTCCTCCTGGTTCCCGCCGCATGGTACATCCTCTTCAGGACACCCTGGGGGCTGCGGGTCCGCGCCTCGGGGACCAACCCGCGGGCCGCCGACTCCATGGGCATCCGGGTCAACCTCGTCCGCTACCAGGCGCTGGCCGTCGGGGGGGCGCTCGCCGGCCTGGCCGGTGCATATCTCAGCCTCTGCCAGGTGAAGATGTTCAGCGACGAAATCATTGCGGGACGGGGCTTCATCGCCGTTGCCCTGGTCTATTTCGGCCACTGGCGCCCCCTCAAGATCACGGGAGGGGCGCTGCTCTTCAGCCTCGCCCAGGCCCTCCAGCTCGCCATCCAGGGGCAGGGCATCGACTTCCCCTACGAATTCGCCGTCATGCTCCCCTACGCCCTGGTCATCGTCGTTCTTGCCTTCAGCCGGGAAAGCCTGCTGCTGGGCCCAACCGCCCTCGGCAAACCCTTCAACCGCGAGATGCGCACCTGACCGCCCCGTATCCGAAAGGGGGAAACTCAAATGAACACACTGGACAAAGTGCTCCTGAGACGCTGTATCGAACTGTCAGAAGAGGCGGCCGCCTCGGGGAACCATCCCTTCGGCGCGCTGCTGGCGGACAGAGAAGGAAAGATCCTCGTCGAATCCGGAAATATCGAGGTCACGGAGCGGGACTGCACGGGCCATGCCGAAACGACCGTCATGCGGCTCGCCGGTAAAAAGTATTCAAAGGAGTTCCTCTGGGAATGCACCCTCTACACCACCGCCGAACCGTGCTGCATGTGCGTCGGCGCCATTTACTGGGGCAACGTGGGGAGGATTGTTTTCGGCATCACGGAGAAGCAGCTCCTCGAACTCACCGGCGCGCACAAGGACAACCCCACCTTCGACCTCCCCTCCCGGGAGATCATCGCCAGGGGGCAGAAGAAGATCGAAATTGTGGGCCCCGTCGACGACAGGGAACTGCAGGAGGAGATCATCTCGGC contains:
- a CDS encoding BMP family lipoprotein; translated protein: MKKTLAWVLCAVLLLGLALTGTAPNTASAAGVVKIALIIESTVDDKGWCQAMHDGILQAQKELPGRIEYSYSEKMKPVDAGSAVLQYVSQGYHIIIGHGAQYKNLMLEMAEEYPDVTFAFGTSAEIGPENVFTYMPQSEETGYLSGLIAGMTTKKNTVGLVGPVDGGDAARYNRGFVLGVQAVNPKAKIMVAHTGSFADFVKAGEVAETQIKAGADVLTGSSQQALGALRAVADHRDAPVWWVGQDIAQIHITEGYKCIAASSYNYGAVIVSLVAKLDAGIRGGECIPLNFSNGGFVFAFNEALKDMVTGAVEQKVNEALEKFRATPDTLDWSAVDYSKL
- a CDS encoding ABC transporter ATP-binding protein; amino-acid sequence: MEPNTGKITSLRVEHITKRFPGVLACSDISLSVGEGEVLALVGENGAGKTTLMNILMGLYRPDEGRILINGGEAVFRSPGDAFAAGLGMVHQQYMLVANMTVLENIALGYTRAWSPLALDLDMVRARIDEVSRKYGLAVDPDAYVWQLSVGEQQRVELVKTLCLGARFLILDEPTSALTPQETDELILLLRRMTRELSIIFISHKLQEVKNLSDKVVILRRGEVVFEGSTADHSPDDIAALMTGREIHLPRNEAPECEGKAALDIRGLKVRSDRGFLAVDGLDLSVCAGEIVGLAGVSGNGQRELAEAINGLRKAEGGEILFFGRDIANHSPREIIDSGMGYIPEERNTEGIVPSFSMKENFILKDAGAPRFSSRSFLKLKEIDRHADRLRTEFDIRSPDTGVAAGSLSGGNIQKVILAREISRRPRFLVAVYPTRGLDMGAAEFIHRRLLEKRMEGIGILLISEELEEILDLSDRIAVIFKGRILGTLDRRSADSRKIGILMAGVHHDEAV
- a CDS encoding protein-L-isoaspartate(D-aspartate) O-methyltransferase — encoded protein: MTQWRSLAERMVREQIMARGVRSEAVLEAMRTVPRHFFVDEALRDSAWIDSPLPIGEDQTISQPYMVARMTELLGPARGETVLEIGTGSGYQAAVLCALGAKVTSLERIAFLAYRARERLDGLGFDVRVVWSDGSPESRPDGPFDGVIVTAAAPELEEWWSDVLAPGGRLVVPLSVMSGGQRLLLRRKAAGGEYEDTWHDYCRFVPLLKGRKGNGSGG
- a CDS encoding excinuclease ABC subunit UvrC — its product is MATERIAKLLKKLPDRPGVYLMRDAAGEVIYVGKAKSLKKRVSSYFRHDSFASPRLRKLVQSIEDISVIRTESEVEALILEAKLIRKYSPFFNVDLKMSDRYPYIKITRELFPRIVVTRQRGKDDALYFGPYVSAGDVRSLLRLIERYFPLRICARDIDASTPEKNGRPCLHYSLGRCLGPCAGLVTPADYRERVDDVILLLQGQSSEVVERLRKRMDRAAKSLAFEEAARLRDTIRAIWRITRQRITSPLREDFDGDMWQCLNRLQQALRLPVIPWRIDGFDISHMSGRETYGVVVVFEQGSPNTSLYRRFRIKTVEGVDDFRSLEETVTRRYGQSLKGSEPLPQLVLIDGGPVQLEFARKALDELGLKDLPAVSLAKQEELIYHTPGEEPLRLDFGDSALRLLQRVRDESHRFAIESHRASRSARLRRSVLEEVPGIGRHRAAQLLGRFGSVRNMAAMSAEELATVPGIGPAMAERILSVLKENIGGTEPEKN
- a CDS encoding ABC transporter permease, yielding MTKQFKILYRMVIILLAGAAAMLLGAFILWAIGADVTKTYSVIILEPLKNRIQIGEVIIRAIPLTVIALGISVAYRSGIINIGAEGQMAMGILAATAVALALPGLPKAVLLPLALTAGALGGAAWGFIPGLLKAKLHVSELLSTVMLNYIAAQFYTFCLRGPMLDPAEITMGSGTPQSMRLTRAVWLDRLVPGTRIHTGVYIALFLAFVVWLLLWRTSWGYRMRAAGAGERAARYGGIGVAGCLVAAMMISGAFAGLAGAVEVAGVHRRAIEGITGGYGFSGIVVALFGGLHPAGIVPASFFFGLLIVGADMTQRMAGVPANMVLVLQGVIILVIVATRMVLANPYLADRVWRRYRALFRHNMEE
- a CDS encoding nucleoside deaminase; protein product: MNTLDKVLLRRCIELSEEAAASGNHPFGALLADREGKILVESGNIEVTERDCTGHAETTVMRLAGKKYSKEFLWECTLYTTAEPCCMCVGAIYWGNVGRIVFGITEKQLLELTGAHKDNPTFDLPSREIIARGQKKIEIVGPVDDRELQEEIISAHRGHWTKGK
- a CDS encoding ABC transporter permease, which codes for MDFAVNILALGIPFSVALLLASLGEMFNQRAGVFNLGCEGIMAMGAFLGMLVPYAAGQGAPVSGAFNLLGLLLAMGAGALLGLFFGLAVITFRAPQGIAGIGLQMFGVGTAGTLFRHFVGGTQSIPGIDRLPIPVLSEIPLLGPVFFSHNPLVYLTFLLVPAAWYILFRTPWGLRVRASGTNPRAADSMGIRVNLVRYQALAVGGALAGLAGAYLSLCQVKMFSDEIIAGRGFIAVALVYFGHWRPLKITGGALLFSLAQALQLAIQGQGIDFPYEFAVMLPYALVIVVLAFSRESLLLGPTALGKPFNREMRT
- a CDS encoding QueT transporter family protein — protein: MQKSRLNMKSLLAPKSLAVSGLVAAAYAVVTILFAPISYGHIQVRISEALTVLPFLFPQAVPGLFIGCLIANFAGGFGILDVVLGSGATLIAAVLTARMPNVWLASVPPVLVNMAVVGGYLSFLLDIPFLLCALYVGLGQVIACCFLGIPLVLLLERRMKKGGTGPAL
- the cysS gene encoding cysteine--tRNA ligase translates to MSLVLYNDLTRTKEPFVPVRKGHVGFYSCGPTVYDYFHIGNARPFIVFDVLRRYLEYSGYTVTFVQNFTDIEDKMIARANREGITVRDLADRFIDEYYKDADALGVRRATHNPLATEHMDEIIGLVSTLIEKGHAYEADGDVFFDVSSFPKYGALSKQSLEELQSGARIEVNERKKHPLDFALWKAKKEGEPSWPSPWGEGRPGWHIECSAMSMKYLGDTLDIHSGGTDLTFPHHENEIAQAEAATGKPFVKYWIHNGYLLIDKEKMSKSLGNFLTARAALEKFPARAIRFFMLSAHYRSPINFSEESLLQAKSAMDRLDNCWSDLGHAIANRKKGERKEGNETAALFPALEEKFRAVLDDDFNTAAATGVLFDGVKAVNTYLKDTEILDPAVLEAAETFFRKLDSVLGILPAEAAGDEGESAGIENLIAERNEARKKKDFRRSDEIRDELAARGIVLEDTPDGTKWKKKG